From Ascaphus truei isolate aAscTru1 chromosome 20, aAscTru1.hap1, whole genome shotgun sequence, one genomic window encodes:
- the LOC142470999 gene encoding olfactory receptor 11A1-like yields MLRENQTTVTEFLLLGFPAIHNFKILLFLVFLLIYIFTLAGNFLIIVLVSTSHTLRTPMYLFLSHLSLSDILLTTDVVPNMLYVIMAEGAVISLAGCITQYFLFGASTGAECFLLTVMSYDRYLAICHPLRYSAIMDFKLCCQMVFWSWFLAFMAAVSMVILICSFQICNPNVINHFFCDFAPLLEHFCSDSFIVDIVLFFFGISFFIFPFIFIVVTYICISLTILSISSVTGRQKAFSTCSSHLAIVCSYYGTLIAKYVVPSKVQSFNVIKITSLLLTVVTPLFNPIIYTVRNKEIRAALLKCISIRVQTYCEYRGMR; encoded by the coding sequence ATGCTCCGTGAGAATCAGACCACAGTTACAGAATTTCTGCTTCTGGGATTTCCAGCCATTCACAACTTCAAGATCTTACTCTTTCTTGTCTTCCTTCTGATATACATTTTCACCTTAGCTGGAAATTTTCTTATCATTGTCTTGGTGTCAACCAGTCACACGCTCCGTACGCCCATGTACTTATTTCTTAGTCACCTGTCCCTGTCTGACATCTTGCTAACCACAGATGTTGTGCCTAACATGCTATACGTAATAATGGCAGAAGGGGCCGTTATCTCTCTCGCTGGCTGCATCACTCAATATTTCCTATTTGGTGCCTCAACAGGTGCTGAATGTTTCCTCCTTACAGTGATGTCTTATGATAGATACCTGGCCATCTGCCACCCATTGCGGTACTCTGCTATTATGGACTTTAAACTTTGCTGCCAAATGGTTTTCTGGTCTTGGTTCTTAGCTTTTATGGCAGCAGTAAGTATGGTTATTTTGATATGTTCATTTCAGATATGTAACCCCAATGTCATTAACCATTTCTTCTGTGATTTTGCTCCCCTCTTAGAACATTTTTGCTCAGACAGCTTCATTGTGGATATAGTACTATTTTTTTTTGGcatttctttctttatcttcccaTTCATCTTCATCGTTGTGACTTATATCTGTATCTCCCTCACCATCCTCAGTATCTCCTCTGTCACTGGGAGacagaaagccttctccacctgTAGCTCTCACCTGGCCATTGTGTGCTCATATTATGGGACACTGATTGCTAAATATGTGGTTCCATCCAAAGTACAATCATTTAATGTAATTAAAATCACTTCACTTCTGCTCACAGTCGTCACCCCATTATTCAATCCCATCATCTACACTGTGAGAAACAAGGAGATCCGGGCAGCCCTCTTGAAATGTATCAGTATAAGGGTACAAACATATTGTGAGTACAGAGGCATGAGATaa
- the LOC142471000 gene encoding olfactory receptor 10A7-like: MLRENQTTVTEFLLLGFQAIHNLKILHFLVFLLLYIFTLAGNFLIIVLVSTSHQLRTPMYFFLSHLSLSDILLTTDIVPIMLYVIMEEGAVISLVGCISQYFLFVASTGAECFLLTVMSYDRYLAICHPLRYSAIMNFTFCCQLGFWSWFIALISSLSLVILMYSFQLCNPNVIDHFFCDLPPLLEHFCSDSFMVATVVFFLGISFIIFPFTFIVVTYICISLTILSISSITGRQKAFSTCSSHLAIVCSYYGTLIAKYLVPSKGQSLTVMKIISLLHTVITPLFNPIIYTLRNKEIQAALWKCFSIRLQTYCK, translated from the coding sequence ATGCTCCGGGAGAATCAGACCACGGTTACAGAATTTCTGCTTCTGGGATTTCAAGCCATTCACAACTTGAAGATCTTACACTTCCTTGTCTTCCTTCTGTTATACATTTTCACCTTAGCTGGAAATTTTCTTATCATTGTCTTAGTGTCAACCAGTCACCAGCTCCGTACCCCCATGTACTTCTTTCTCAGTCACCTGTCCCTGTCTGATATCTTGCTAACCACAGATATTGTGCCTATCATGCTATATGTAATAATGGAAGAAGGGGCCGTTATCTCTCTCGTTGGCTGCATCTCTCAATATTTCCTATTTGTTGCCTCAACAGGTGCTGAATGTTTCCTCCTTACAGTGATGTCTTATGATAGATACCTGGCCATCTGCCACCCATTGCGTTACTCCGCTATTATGAACTTTACATTTTGCTGTCAACTGGGTTTCTGGTCTTGGTTCATAGCTTTAATATCCTCACTAAGTTTGGTTATTTTGATGTATTCATTTCAGTTATGTAACCCCAATGTCATTGACCATTTCTTCTGTGATCTTCCCCCTCTCTTAGAACATTTTTGCTCAGACAGCTTCATGGTGGCTACAGTAGTCTTCTTTTTAGGCATTTCTTTCATTATCTTCCCATTCACTTTCATCGTTGTGACTTATATCTGTATCTCCCTCACCATCCTCAGTATCTCCTCCATCACTGGGAGacagaaagccttctccacctgTAGCTCTCACCTGGCCATTGTGTGCTCATATTATGGGACACTGATTGCTAAATATTTGGTTCCATCCAAAGGACAGTCATTGACTGTAATGAAAATCATTTCACTTCTGCACACAGTAATCACCCCGTTATTCAATCCCATCATCTACACTCTGAGGAACAAGGAGATCCAGGCAGCCCTCTGGAAATGTTTTAGTATAAGGCTACAAACATATTGTAAGTAG